Proteins encoded within one genomic window of Micromonospora halotolerans:
- a CDS encoding GNAT family N-acetyltransferase, producing the protein MTDLAATLRSLRRAADLSQRELAGKSGVPQPTIARIESGRSADPSFRTVERLVGAVAGRIVLQGPVTGELAPVPHEGLRDAAGRHCPAHVDAREVREPKDWPGAWWAHWFKVPSNRWPPLPAVTFRLDRTVRDRERLREAVRRDYVVRRYVDPALPSTSWRFVAELPDGDLVGELRAHERISDLLIGHPEPGQRQVVLDGVLVASAYRLLGIGRRLVAALLGEMDGAGVRSAHAIAESAGARFLLACGFELEASRPAALRFDRPVSGGRPPPR; encoded by the coding sequence GTGACCGACCTGGCTGCGACCCTGCGGTCGCTGCGCCGCGCGGCTGATCTGAGCCAGCGGGAGCTGGCCGGGAAGTCCGGAGTGCCGCAGCCCACGATCGCCCGCATCGAGTCGGGGCGGTCGGCGGATCCGAGCTTCCGCACCGTCGAACGCCTCGTCGGGGCCGTGGCCGGCCGGATCGTGCTCCAGGGGCCGGTGACCGGTGAGCTGGCGCCGGTGCCGCACGAAGGGTTGCGGGACGCGGCGGGCCGGCACTGCCCCGCGCACGTGGACGCCCGCGAGGTGCGGGAGCCGAAGGACTGGCCCGGCGCCTGGTGGGCGCACTGGTTCAAGGTGCCATCCAACCGCTGGCCGCCGTTGCCCGCCGTGACGTTCCGGCTCGATCGCACCGTGCGCGACCGGGAGCGGCTGCGCGAGGCAGTGCGCCGCGACTATGTGGTGCGCCGCTACGTCGATCCGGCGCTGCCGTCGACCTCCTGGCGGTTTGTCGCCGAGCTGCCCGACGGTGATCTCGTCGGTGAGCTGCGCGCGCACGAACGCATCAGCGACCTGCTCATCGGGCATCCCGAGCCGGGCCAGCGGCAGGTGGTGCTGGACGGGGTGCTCGTCGCGTCGGCGTACCGGTTGCTGGGCATCGGACGGCGGCTGGTCGCCGCGCTCCTGGGGGAGATGGACGGGGCCGGCGTGCGGTCGGCGCATGCGATCGCTGAGAGCGCTGGCGCCAGATTCCTCCTCGCGTGCGGCTTCGAGCTGGAGGCGAGCCGGCCGGCGGCGTTGCGGTTCGACCGGCCGGTCAGCGGAGGGCGGCCGCCGCCGCGGTGA
- a CDS encoding 1,4-dihydroxy-6-naphthoate synthase, giving the protein MALSLAISPCPNDTFVFDALVHGRVPGAPAVEVTYADVDVTNTAAERGAFDLVKVSYAALPWLLDDYHLLPCGGALGRGCGPLVLTRGDRTDLSGATVAVPGERTTAYLLFRLWAAERPPARIEVVPFHEIMPGVAAGRYDAGLVIHEARFTYPRHGLTALVDLGEWWEGDTGLPIPLGAILARKGAVDPVEAAAWIRESVRQAWADPEASREYVLAHAQEMEPDVVDRHIGLYVNEFTADLGEAGFAAVEALLGRAADAGLVPQTSSSRATAWTS; this is encoded by the coding sequence GTGGCGCTCTCCCTCGCGATCTCGCCCTGCCCCAACGACACGTTCGTCTTCGACGCCCTCGTGCACGGCCGGGTCCCCGGCGCACCGGCGGTCGAGGTGACCTACGCCGACGTCGACGTCACCAACACCGCGGCCGAGCGCGGGGCGTTCGACCTGGTGAAGGTGAGCTACGCGGCGCTGCCGTGGCTGCTCGACGACTACCACCTGCTGCCCTGCGGGGGCGCGCTGGGCCGGGGCTGCGGCCCGCTGGTGCTCACCCGGGGCGACCGGACCGACCTGTCGGGCGCGACGGTGGCGGTGCCGGGTGAGCGGACCACGGCGTACCTGCTGTTCCGGCTCTGGGCGGCGGAGCGGCCGCCGGCGCGGATCGAGGTGGTGCCGTTCCACGAGATCATGCCGGGGGTGGCGGCCGGGCGGTACGACGCCGGGCTGGTGATCCACGAGGCGCGCTTCACCTACCCGCGGCACGGGCTGACCGCCCTGGTCGACCTGGGCGAGTGGTGGGAGGGCGACACCGGCCTGCCGATCCCGCTCGGCGCGATCCTGGCCCGCAAGGGCGCGGTCGACCCGGTCGAGGCGGCCGCCTGGATCCGCGAGTCGGTCCGGCAGGCGTGGGCCGACCCGGAGGCCAGCCGGGAGTACGTGCTGGCGCACGCGCAGGAGATGGAGCCCGACGTGGTAGACCGGCACATCGGCCTCTACGTCAACGAGTTCACCGCCGACCTCGGAGAGGCCGGCTTCGCCGCCGTGGAAGCGCTGCTGGGCCGGGCCGCCGACGCCGGGCTCGTCCCTCAGACCTCCAGCTCGCGCGCCACCGCGTGGACCAGCTGA
- a CDS encoding futalosine hydrolase has product MTGLLVVTAVPAEADAIRAGLTDPTVTVAPVGVGPAVAGAATARLLALAEAAGKPYRAVVSAGIAGGFVGRAPVGGTVLANRSVAADLGAESPAGFIPLEELGMPPELLGGGSAVPADPGLLAALRTALPEATVGAVLTVSTVTGTAASTAALADRHPDAVAEAMEGYGVAVAATHAGLPFAELRTVSNPIGPRDRGSWRMREAFAALTAAAAALR; this is encoded by the coding sequence GTGACCGGGTTGCTGGTGGTGACGGCGGTCCCCGCCGAGGCCGACGCGATCCGGGCGGGCCTCACCGACCCCACGGTCACCGTCGCGCCGGTCGGGGTCGGCCCCGCCGTGGCCGGCGCCGCCACCGCACGGCTGCTGGCGCTCGCCGAGGCGGCCGGCAAGCCGTACCGGGCGGTGGTCAGCGCGGGCATCGCCGGCGGCTTCGTCGGCCGGGCCCCGGTCGGCGGCACCGTCCTGGCAAACCGCAGCGTGGCAGCCGACCTGGGCGCCGAGTCCCCCGCCGGATTCATCCCGCTGGAGGAGCTGGGCATGCCCCCGGAGCTGCTCGGCGGCGGCAGCGCCGTACCCGCCGACCCGGGCCTGCTGGCCGCCCTGCGCACCGCCCTCCCGGAGGCCACGGTCGGCGCGGTGCTCACGGTCAGCACGGTGACCGGCACCGCCGCGAGCACGGCGGCCCTCGCCGATCGGCATCCGGACGCCGTGGCCGAGGCCATGGAGGGGTACGGCGTCGCCGTCGCCGCCACCCACGCCGGCCTCCCCTTCGCCGAGCTGCGCACGGTGTCCAACCCGATCGGCCCCCGCGACCGCGGCTCGTGGCGGATGCGCGAGGCCTTCGCCGCGCTCACCGCGGCGGCGGCCGCCCTCCGCTGA
- a CDS encoding MFS transporter — MPLSSRSGRSVLGRTVGTGIRATRVLLRGSLHGGRWMTRRAGTARARSAGNEVGMVRLFDLHALSCAGDTLIAIGLAGTIFFDVPLGEARNKVALYLLVTMVPFAMLAPVVGPLLDHFRHGRRYALAATMLGRAFLAWLISDYIGGFGLYPAAFGVLALSRAYGVARSAAVPRLLPEGLGLSQVGARASVYGTVAGALVAPIGLAAFWFGPQWPLRVASLIFLIGMIISLRLPPRADSEPPERVPRPLRALRRRDGERPLGRGRPAGRLVIATLIGAAALRGLYGFLLLFLAFAIKAGDLTTDFFGRDLGAQGALGLAGGALAVGTFLATAIGTRLRIHRPAAIQSSGTIVVAGVAVLAALKFSLPMVALLCVVTSLMSGIAKLAVDASIQERIPERLRASSFAHSETALMLAFVAGGGLGLVPFTGPIGVAIAACVAALVAARGVLVATRLRGERLVGRPLGDDELATGAGTEFDDPAPTSPAPPRTDPPRPTDDDELSPPGFHIYRPSSSVGGPGGSDEENRREPRGPVA; from the coding sequence ATGCCGCTGTCCTCCCGCTCCGGCCGGTCCGTCCTCGGGCGGACCGTCGGCACCGGCATCCGCGCCACCCGCGTCCTGCTCCGGGGCTCGCTGCACGGCGGGCGGTGGATGACCCGCCGGGCCGGCACGGCCCGGGCCCGCAGCGCCGGCAACGAGGTCGGCATGGTCCGCCTCTTCGACCTGCACGCCCTGTCCTGCGCCGGGGACACGCTGATCGCCATCGGCCTGGCCGGCACGATCTTCTTCGACGTCCCGCTCGGCGAGGCGCGCAACAAGGTGGCGCTCTACCTGCTGGTGACCATGGTCCCGTTCGCCATGCTCGCCCCCGTGGTCGGCCCGCTGCTGGACCACTTCCGGCACGGCCGCCGCTACGCGCTCGCCGCCACCATGCTGGGCCGGGCCTTCCTGGCCTGGCTGATCTCCGACTACATCGGCGGCTTCGGGCTCTATCCCGCCGCGTTCGGTGTCCTCGCCCTCTCCCGGGCGTACGGGGTGGCCCGCTCGGCCGCGGTGCCCCGGCTGCTGCCCGAGGGGCTCGGGCTGTCGCAGGTGGGTGCCCGGGCCAGCGTCTACGGCACGGTGGCCGGCGCGCTGGTCGCCCCGATCGGGCTGGCCGCGTTCTGGTTCGGGCCGCAGTGGCCGCTGCGGGTCGCCTCGCTCATCTTCCTGATCGGCATGATCATCTCGCTGCGGCTGCCGCCGCGGGCCGACTCGGAGCCGCCGGAGCGGGTGCCCAGGCCGCTGCGGGCGCTGCGCCGCCGGGACGGGGAACGCCCGCTGGGCCGGGGCCGGCCCGCCGGCCGGCTGGTGATCGCCACCCTGATCGGCGCGGCGGCGCTGCGCGGGCTCTACGGCTTCCTGCTGCTCTTCCTGGCCTTCGCGATCAAGGCCGGCGACCTGACCACCGACTTCTTCGGGCGGGACCTGGGCGCCCAGGGCGCGCTGGGCCTGGCCGGCGGGGCGCTCGCGGTGGGTACCTTCCTGGCCACCGCCATCGGCACCCGGCTGCGCATCCACCGCCCGGCGGCCATCCAGTCCAGCGGCACGATCGTCGTGGCCGGGGTGGCGGTGCTCGCCGCCCTGAAGTTCTCGCTGCCCATGGTGGCGCTGCTCTGCGTGGTCACCTCGCTGATGAGCGGGATCGCCAAGCTCGCGGTGGACGCCTCCATCCAGGAGCGGATCCCGGAGCGGCTCCGGGCCAGCTCGTTCGCCCACTCGGAGACCGCGCTGATGTTGGCCTTCGTGGCCGGCGGCGGGCTCGGGCTGGTCCCGTTCACCGGCCCGATCGGCGTGGCGATCGCCGCCTGCGTGGCCGCCCTGGTGGCCGCCCGCGGGGTGCTGGTGGCCACTCGGCTGCGCGGCGAGCGCCTGGTCGGCCGCCCGCTCGGCGACGACGAACTGGCCACCGGGGCGGGTACGGAGTTCGACGACCCCGCCCCCACCTCGCCGGCACCGCCCCGGACCGACCCGCCGCGTCCCACCGACGACGACGAGCTGTCACCGCCCGGGTTCCACATCTACCGCCCCTCGTCCTCCGTCGGCGGGCCGGGCGGCAGCGACGAGGAGAACCGGCGGGAGCCCCGGGGACCGGTGGCGTGA
- a CDS encoding HAD family hydrolase, producing the protein MPPLMVGFDLDMTLVDSRPGIAAAFRALTARTGVPVDADLAVSRLGPPLRTEIAHWFPPEQVEEAVIAYRELYPAYAITPALPMPGAEAAIAAVHAHGGRVMVVTAKMGRLAKLHLDHLGLAVDELAGDLFAEQKATALREHGATLYVGDHVADMAAAEAAGIPGVGVATGPCTREELSAAGAHVVLDDLTGFPAALDRIIRLALEG; encoded by the coding sequence ATGCCCCCGCTCATGGTCGGATTCGACCTCGACATGACCCTGGTCGACTCGCGCCCCGGCATCGCGGCCGCCTTCCGGGCGCTGACCGCGCGCACCGGCGTGCCCGTCGACGCCGACCTGGCGGTTTCCCGCCTCGGGCCGCCGCTGCGCACCGAGATCGCCCACTGGTTCCCGCCGGAGCAGGTCGAGGAGGCGGTGATCGCGTACCGGGAGCTCTACCCGGCGTACGCGATCACCCCGGCCCTCCCGATGCCCGGCGCGGAGGCGGCGATCGCGGCCGTGCACGCGCACGGCGGCCGGGTCATGGTGGTCACCGCCAAGATGGGCCGGCTGGCGAAGCTGCACCTGGACCACCTCGGCCTGGCCGTCGACGAACTGGCCGGCGACCTGTTCGCGGAGCAGAAGGCGACCGCGCTGCGGGAGCACGGCGCCACCCTCTACGTCGGCGACCACGTGGCCGACATGGCCGCCGCAGAAGCTGCGGGAATCCCGGGCGTGGGAGTAGCGACCGGCCCGTGCACGAGGGAGGAGCTGAGCGCGGCCGGGGCCCACGTGGTGCTGGATGACCTCACCGGATTCCCGGCGGCGCTCGACCGGATCATCCGGCTAGCCTTGGAGGGGTAG
- a CDS encoding L,D-transpeptidase family protein, giving the protein MKRVRFAARAIGLAVVVLVGVGACAHDPQGDGSGAAAPQPVGVTEEASGASAPPTPEQPAVSPTAQPSRTATPKPSRTTPKPAPSRSTGCPQGEQQRAVETYLSRLGGFGTLTVDGKQSAADCTAIKKFQLRYGISPASGRAGPTTYDVAKRLASTDTARCRAGSGTTFCVDLTRQTVWAMRGGKVVMGPTVTRTGMSGYATPSGTYSVGGKNMREWSNPYEVWLPYWQRFNGGIGFHETTTYLHNSSIGSHGCVNLLHRDAVRLWELGSVGTRVVVFGRRPGT; this is encoded by the coding sequence ATGAAGCGTGTCCGTTTCGCAGCCCGGGCCATCGGCCTGGCGGTGGTCGTGCTGGTCGGCGTCGGTGCGTGCGCGCACGATCCGCAGGGCGACGGGTCCGGGGCCGCCGCCCCGCAGCCCGTCGGCGTGACGGAGGAGGCATCGGGGGCGAGCGCGCCGCCCACGCCGGAGCAGCCGGCCGTGTCCCCGACGGCGCAGCCGAGCCGGACGGCCACGCCGAAGCCCAGCCGCACCACGCCGAAGCCGGCCCCGTCCCGCTCGACCGGCTGCCCGCAGGGGGAGCAGCAGCGGGCCGTGGAGACGTACCTGAGCCGGCTGGGCGGCTTCGGGACGCTGACCGTGGACGGTAAGCAGTCGGCCGCCGACTGCACCGCGATCAAGAAGTTCCAGCTCCGGTACGGGATCAGCCCGGCCTCCGGCCGCGCCGGCCCCACCACCTACGACGTGGCGAAGCGGCTGGCCAGCACCGACACGGCGCGCTGCCGCGCCGGCTCCGGCACCACCTTCTGCGTCGACCTCACCCGGCAGACCGTCTGGGCGATGCGCGGCGGCAAGGTGGTCATGGGCCCGACGGTGACCCGCACGGGCATGTCCGGCTACGCCACCCCGTCCGGCACCTACTCGGTCGGCGGGAAGAACATGCGCGAGTGGTCCAACCCGTACGAGGTGTGGCTGCCCTACTGGCAGCGGTTCAACGGCGGGATCGGGTTCCACGAGACCACGACCTACCTGCACAACTCCTCGATCGGCTCGCACGGCTGCGTGAACCTGCTGCACCGCGACGCCGTGCGGCTCTGGGAGCTGGGCTCGGTCGGCACCCGGGTGGTCGTCTTCGGCCGCCGGCCCGGCACCTGA
- a CDS encoding helicase-associated domain-containing protein gives MTTSFADHLRTLPDESLAALLQLRPDLVVPVPADVSALAIRAQSRVSVARALDGLDQFTLQILDAARLTRDPEGGGTATEAILALATSGPHPPAPTAVRGAVDRLRALFLLYGPEHDLHVVGGVDEVSPYLAGLGRPAAELDPRAAAVCTDPAKLRRTLLAAPPSARAILDRLAAGPPVGSVPPGALEAPATGEEDILPPDLVNGGAATGSPIRWLVEHRLLVRMSAVKGGGTVELPREVGLLLRRDTGPLGPLRTSPPEVSSPPREAKSVDSAGAGQTMEVVRHTEALLEALAAEPAPVLRSGGVGVRDLRRLARGLGLDDPTTALIFEVAYAAGLVGELDLTGSATSRYGGDQQILPTGGYEVWRAASLAQRWEQLARAWLTMTRQVGLVGQRDDRDRPIAVLSAEAERAGAPAARRSVLAVLADLPPATAPTPDEVLELLDWRAPRRARGREGTHREVLAEAAQLGVTGLGALTSYGRLLLAELNDADERADDPLGLYSETESGEPSTAVRALDALLPAPVDHFLVQADLTVVVPGPPDPALAAELDVVAEHESAGGASVYRVTTASVRRALDAGYSADDLHALFRRRSRTPVPQGMSYLVDDVARKHGGLRLGSAGGYVRSDDEALLTEVLSDRRLESLALRRLAPTVLVTPYQVNRMLTALRDAGYAPVAEDAGGAAVLARPKTRRAPARVPAASRSLDPLAAPRLPMPRLLGVVEQIRRGDAAARAARRAPAVVRGGTARTGPGPAHTHSDALAVLQQAVRDKALVWVGYVDAHGATASRLVRPVSIGAGYLRAEDDRTEMLHTFALHRITAAVLED, from the coding sequence ATGACCACCTCATTCGCCGACCACCTGCGGACCCTTCCCGACGAGTCCCTGGCCGCCCTCCTCCAGCTGCGGCCGGACCTCGTCGTGCCCGTGCCGGCAGACGTCTCCGCCCTCGCCATCCGCGCCCAGTCGCGGGTCTCCGTGGCGCGGGCGCTCGACGGGCTGGACCAGTTCACCCTCCAGATCCTGGACGCCGCCCGGCTCACCCGAGACCCGGAGGGCGGCGGCACCGCCACCGAGGCCATCCTGGCCCTGGCCACCTCCGGCCCGCACCCGCCCGCCCCGACCGCGGTCCGCGGCGCGGTGGACCGGCTCCGCGCGCTCTTCCTGTTGTACGGGCCGGAGCACGACCTGCACGTGGTGGGCGGCGTCGACGAGGTGTCCCCGTACCTGGCGGGCCTGGGCCGGCCGGCCGCGGAGCTGGACCCGCGGGCGGCGGCCGTGTGCACGGACCCGGCGAAGCTGCGGCGGACGCTGCTGGCCGCGCCGCCCTCGGCCCGGGCGATCCTGGACCGGCTCGCCGCCGGCCCGCCGGTCGGCAGCGTGCCACCGGGCGCGCTGGAGGCCCCCGCCACCGGCGAGGAGGACATCCTTCCCCCGGACCTGGTCAACGGCGGGGCGGCCACCGGTTCCCCGATCCGCTGGCTGGTGGAGCACCGGCTGCTCGTCCGGATGTCGGCCGTCAAGGGCGGCGGCACCGTCGAGCTGCCCCGCGAGGTGGGGCTGCTGCTGCGCCGGGACACCGGCCCGCTCGGCCCGCTGCGCACCAGCCCGCCCGAGGTGTCGAGCCCGCCGCGGGAGGCCAAGTCCGTCGACTCGGCCGGCGCCGGGCAGACCATGGAGGTGGTCCGGCACACCGAGGCGCTCCTGGAGGCCCTGGCCGCCGAGCCGGCCCCGGTGCTGCGCTCCGGTGGCGTGGGCGTCCGCGACCTGCGCCGGCTGGCTCGCGGCCTCGGGCTGGACGACCCGACCACCGCCCTGATCTTCGAGGTGGCGTACGCGGCCGGGCTGGTCGGGGAGCTGGACCTGACCGGGTCGGCCACCAGCCGGTACGGGGGCGACCAGCAGATCCTGCCCACCGGCGGGTACGAGGTGTGGCGGGCCGCCTCGCTGGCCCAGCGCTGGGAGCAACTGGCCCGGGCCTGGCTGACGATGACCCGCCAGGTGGGCCTGGTCGGCCAGCGCGACGACCGGGACCGGCCGATCGCGGTGCTCTCCGCCGAGGCGGAACGGGCCGGCGCGCCGGCCGCCCGGCGCTCGGTGCTCGCCGTGCTGGCCGACCTGCCCCCGGCGACCGCCCCGACCCCCGACGAGGTGCTGGAGCTGCTGGACTGGCGGGCGCCGCGGCGCGCCCGGGGCCGGGAGGGAACGCACCGCGAGGTGCTGGCCGAGGCGGCCCAGCTCGGGGTGACCGGGCTGGGGGCGCTGACCTCGTACGGGCGGCTGCTGCTCGCCGAGCTGAACGACGCCGACGAGCGGGCCGACGACCCGCTCGGGCTGTACTCCGAGACCGAGTCGGGCGAGCCGTCCACCGCCGTCCGGGCGCTGGACGCGCTGCTCCCCGCCCCGGTCGACCACTTCCTCGTGCAGGCCGACCTGACCGTCGTGGTGCCCGGCCCGCCCGACCCGGCGCTCGCTGCCGAGCTGGACGTGGTGGCGGAGCACGAGTCCGCCGGCGGGGCGAGCGTCTACCGGGTCACCACGGCCAGCGTGCGGCGGGCCCTGGACGCCGGCTACTCGGCCGACGACCTGCACGCGCTGTTCCGCCGCCGGTCGCGTACCCCGGTGCCGCAGGGCATGAGCTACCTGGTGGACGACGTGGCGCGCAAGCACGGCGGGCTGCGGCTCGGGTCGGCGGGCGGCTACGTGCGCAGCGACGACGAGGCGCTGCTCACCGAGGTGCTGTCCGACAGGCGGCTGGAGTCGCTGGCGTTGCGCCGGCTGGCCCCGACGGTGCTCGTCACCCCGTACCAGGTGAACCGGATGCTGACCGCGCTGCGCGACGCCGGTTACGCGCCGGTGGCCGAGGACGCCGGCGGCGCGGCTGTGCTGGCCCGACCGAAGACCCGGCGGGCGCCGGCCCGGGTGCCGGCGGCCAGCCGCAGCCTCGATCCGCTGGCGGCGCCGCGGCTGCCGATGCCCCGGCTGCTCGGGGTGGTCGAGCAGATCCGCCGGGGCGACGCGGCGGCCCGGGCGGCGCGGCGGGCCCCGGCGGTGGTCCGCGGCGGGACGGCGCGTACCGGCCCGGGGCCGGCGCACACCCACAGCGACGCGCTCGCCGTGCTCCAGCAGGCGGTACGGGACAAGGCGCTGGTCTGGGTCGGCTACGTCGACGCGCACGGGGCGACCGCGTCCCGGCTGGTCCGGCCGGTCTCGATCGGGGCCGGCTACCTGCGCGCCGAGGACGATCGCACGGAGATGCTGCACACGTTCGCGCTGCACCGGATCACCGCTGCGGTGCTGGAGGACTAG
- a CDS encoding cold-shock protein: MPTGRVKWYDAAKGYGFVTSDEGGDVFLPKGALPAGVTDLKGGQRVDFSVVDSRRGAQAMGVKLLEAPPSVAELRRRPAEELHGLVEDMIKVLEAKVQPDLRRGRFPDRKTAQKIAQLVHAVARELEV, translated from the coding sequence GTGCCGACGGGTCGAGTGAAGTGGTATGACGCGGCCAAGGGATACGGGTTCGTCACCAGTGACGAGGGTGGCGACGTGTTCCTGCCGAAGGGCGCGCTACCGGCGGGTGTCACCGACCTGAAGGGCGGCCAGCGGGTCGATTTCAGCGTGGTGGACAGCCGGCGGGGCGCTCAGGCGATGGGGGTCAAGCTGCTGGAGGCGCCGCCGTCGGTGGCGGAGCTGCGCCGCCGGCCGGCCGAGGAGCTGCACGGCCTGGTCGAAGACATGATCAAGGTGCTGGAGGCGAAGGTCCAGCCGGACCTGCGCCGGGGCCGCTTCCCGGACCGGAAGACCGCGCAGAAGATCGCTCAGCTGGTCCACGCGGTGGCGCGCGAGCTGGAGGTCTGA